A region of Halalkaliarchaeum desulfuricum DNA encodes the following proteins:
- a CDS encoding SDR family oxidoreductase codes for MTGEQPLEGTTAIVTGASAGIGEQTARVLAADGAAVVLAARRERRLEDLADELESAHDTTAVAVPTDVTEEREVESLVEETVETFGGVDVLVNNAGTARGSDVTDLETDEYRTMMETNVDGVFFATRAALPSLIERDGHLVFVGSFAGQYPRPFNPVYAATKWAVRGFALSVEASVGPEGVAVTVVNPSEVRTEFGSEEGEPFEERFEPGEVTEPEEVAEAIGFAVRQDGSTLSEIDVYRRDKLGFF; via the coding sequence ATGACGGGAGAGCAACCCCTCGAGGGAACGACTGCTATCGTCACGGGTGCCAGCGCCGGAATCGGTGAACAGACCGCTCGTGTCCTCGCGGCGGACGGGGCAGCCGTCGTCCTGGCGGCCCGCCGCGAACGGCGCCTGGAGGATCTGGCCGACGAACTCGAATCCGCCCACGACACCACCGCCGTCGCTGTACCGACCGACGTGACCGAAGAGCGAGAGGTCGAGTCGCTGGTCGAGGAGACCGTCGAGACGTTCGGCGGCGTCGACGTCCTCGTCAACAACGCCGGGACTGCACGCGGGAGCGACGTGACGGATCTCGAGACCGACGAGTACCGGACGATGATGGAGACCAACGTCGACGGCGTCTTCTTCGCGACGCGGGCCGCGCTCCCGTCCCTGATCGAGCGTGACGGACATCTCGTCTTCGTCGGGAGCTTCGCGGGACAGTATCCCCGCCCGTTCAATCCCGTCTACGCGGCGACGAAGTGGGCCGTTCGGGGGTTCGCACTGTCCGTCGAGGCCAGCGTCGGCCCGGAAGGCGTCGCCGTCACGGTGGTCAATCCCTCGGAAGTCAGAACGGAGTTCGGGAGCGAGGAGGGGGAGCCGTTCGAAGAGCGGTTCGAACCGGGGGAGGTCACCGAGCCCGAAGAGGTGGCCGAGGCGATCGGATTTGCAGTCCGGCAGGACGGTTCGACGCTGAGCGAAATCGACGTGTACCGTCGAGACAAGCTCGGATTCTTCTGA
- a CDS encoding SDR family oxidoreductase, with the protein MTSTDDRVAVVTAAGRGIGAACARKLADEGYIPVLLSKSGAAVDVAEELGGVGFEGSVTAPDDLAALVEAATDRYGRIDAVVNNTGHPATGPLLEIDDEAWHEGLDLVLLNVVRMARLVTPTMREAGGGSIVNISTFSAFEPSPDFPVSSVLRAGLGSFTKLYADQHAEDGIRMNSVLPGFVDSYEVDEETRAKIPMGRPAGTDEIADVVAFLCSPAASYLTGQNLRVDGGLTDSV; encoded by the coding sequence ATGACCAGCACTGACGACCGCGTCGCCGTCGTGACGGCGGCCGGACGCGGGATCGGCGCGGCGTGTGCACGGAAACTGGCCGACGAGGGGTACATTCCGGTACTGCTGTCGAAATCCGGCGCGGCAGTCGACGTCGCCGAGGAACTCGGCGGCGTCGGGTTCGAGGGGTCAGTGACGGCGCCCGATGACCTGGCCGCGCTGGTGGAGGCCGCCACCGACCGGTACGGTCGGATCGACGCGGTGGTGAACAACACCGGCCACCCGGCGACCGGACCGCTCCTGGAGATCGACGACGAGGCGTGGCACGAGGGACTGGATCTCGTGTTGTTGAACGTGGTCCGAATGGCCCGGCTCGTCACGCCGACAATGCGCGAGGCCGGCGGGGGATCGATCGTCAACATCTCGACCTTCTCGGCGTTCGAACCCTCTCCCGACTTCCCGGTGTCGTCGGTGCTCCGTGCTGGCCTGGGAAGCTTCACCAAACTGTACGCCGACCAGCACGCTGAAGACGGGATCCGGATGAACTCTGTGCTCCCGGGATTCGTCGACAGCTACGAGGTCGACGAGGAGACCCGCGCGAAGATCCCGATGGGTCGTCCCGCCGGTACCGACGAGATCGCTGACGTCGTGGCGTTTCTCTGCTCGCCGGCGGCGAGCTATCTGACCGGCCAGAACCTCCGGGTCGACGGCGGCCTGACGGACTCGGTCTGA
- a CDS encoding RNA-guided endonuclease InsQ/TnpB family protein, translating into MSNQVVTRTFKASICNHSQVREDLDSHGFAASKLWNVGRWTIQRVWDAIGQIPSADDLCSYLKHHDRYGDLHSQSSQRVLQELGEAFDSWYGQDDPDANPPGYRKHGDDHPRSTVTWKNHGFKLDTEYNRVRLSKGTNMKASRYAADYILCEYRLQTDDGETLAAVDSVQTVRGVWTGEQWELHFVCKIQRETAESPGEKTAGVDLGICNTAAVSVGDETLLYPGNALKEDAHYFRQEEYETQGETGPSHHAQWAREKQSRRKDHFLHAVAKDIVEQCADRDVGTIAVGDPKTVREDQDWGRHGNKRLHDWAFETLLSDIEYKAEDRGIEVERVDEAGLKTSKTCCVCGREADSNRVERGLYVCDECGLVANSDLNGAENMRATVTPNPEQDRSNGCLAQPSVRLFDKSTGQVAPQEQVVS; encoded by the coding sequence ATGTCGAATCAGGTCGTCACTCGGACGTTCAAAGCGAGTATCTGCAATCACTCGCAAGTCCGTGAGGACCTCGATTCGCATGGCTTTGCCGCATCGAAACTGTGGAACGTCGGGCGGTGGACGATCCAACGTGTCTGGGATGCCATCGGCCAGATTCCCAGTGCGGACGATCTCTGTTCGTATCTCAAACACCACGACCGCTACGGGGATTTGCACTCACAATCCAGTCAACGAGTTCTTCAGGAACTCGGTGAAGCGTTCGACTCGTGGTACGGGCAGGACGACCCGGATGCGAACCCCCCCGGCTACCGCAAACACGGCGACGACCATCCACGCTCGACCGTGACGTGGAAAAACCACGGCTTCAAACTCGATACCGAGTACAACCGTGTTCGTCTCTCCAAAGGGACGAATATGAAAGCCTCGCGGTACGCCGCTGACTACATCCTGTGTGAATACAGGCTCCAGACGGACGACGGCGAGACGCTAGCTGCTGTCGACAGCGTTCAGACCGTCCGTGGTGTCTGGACTGGCGAGCAGTGGGAGTTGCACTTCGTCTGTAAAATACAGCGTGAGACCGCCGAGTCTCCCGGTGAGAAAACCGCAGGCGTCGACCTCGGGATCTGCAACACTGCGGCCGTCTCTGTCGGTGACGAGACGCTGTTGTATCCGGGGAACGCGCTGAAAGAAGACGCCCACTACTTCCGGCAGGAAGAATATGAAACACAGGGCGAAACCGGGCCGAGCCACCACGCACAGTGGGCGCGAGAGAAGCAATCCCGACGGAAAGATCACTTTCTGCACGCGGTAGCGAAAGATATTGTCGAGCAGTGTGCAGACCGGGATGTCGGGACAATCGCAGTCGGGGATCCGAAAACCGTTCGTGAGGACCAAGACTGGGGACGCCACGGGAACAAGCGGTTGCACGACTGGGCGTTTGAGACGCTTCTCAGCGACATTGAATACAAGGCTGAAGATCGTGGGATCGAGGTTGAACGGGTGGATGAAGCGGGACTGAAAACGTCGAAAACGTGCTGTGTGTGTGGGAGGGAAGCTGATTCGAACCGTGTGGAGCGTGGGCTGTACGTCTGTGATGAGTGTGGACTGGTGGCGAATAGTGATCTGAACGGGGCGGAGAATATGCGAGCGACGGTAACTCCGAATCCTGAACAGGATAGGAGTAACGGCTGTTTGGCACAGCCATCGGTACGTCTGTTCGACAAATCAACGGGGCAGGTCGCCCCACAAGAACAGGTCGTCTCGTAA
- a CDS encoding class I SAM-dependent methyltransferase, with protein sequence MRRFDAAYLDRTRRGMWAADRTALTDLELGSRRRILDVGCGTGEFTRVLAEEVGEGARLVGVDADSSLLSVARERWTAGDLSVPASFLRGDATRLPFGDGAFDLVVCQALLANLPDPAPVVREFVRVSSALVAAVEPDNVAVAVSSTVEAEETLELRVREAYIDGVGTDVAIGDRVEKLFADAELSDVRVRRYLHEKRVEPPYSAGALESAARKASGAGLADHARELRRALGSEGYDDLRGRWRRMGRSVVDQMRAGEYERVEIVPFYVTVGRL encoded by the coding sequence GTGAGACGGTTCGACGCGGCCTACCTGGACCGAACGCGGCGGGGGATGTGGGCGGCGGACCGCACGGCCCTGACCGACCTCGAGCTCGGGAGCCGCCGCCGGATCCTCGACGTCGGCTGCGGGACCGGCGAGTTCACCCGCGTGCTCGCAGAGGAGGTGGGCGAGGGTGCTCGACTGGTGGGCGTCGACGCCGACTCGTCGCTTTTGTCCGTTGCCCGCGAGCGGTGGACGGCCGGCGATCTTTCGGTGCCCGCGTCGTTCCTCCGGGGGGACGCGACCCGGCTGCCGTTCGGCGACGGCGCGTTCGATCTCGTCGTCTGTCAGGCGCTGTTGGCCAACCTCCCGGATCCGGCGCCGGTCGTTCGCGAGTTCGTCCGCGTCTCCTCGGCGCTGGTCGCGGCGGTCGAACCCGACAACGTCGCCGTCGCCGTTTCCTCGACGGTCGAGGCGGAGGAGACGCTCGAACTCCGGGTCAGGGAGGCGTACATCGACGGCGTGGGGACGGACGTCGCAATCGGCGATCGGGTCGAGAAGCTGTTCGCGGACGCCGAACTCTCGGACGTTCGGGTCCGGCGTTACCTCCACGAGAAGCGCGTCGAACCGCCATACTCGGCAGGCGCCCTCGAGAGTGCCGCCAGGAAAGCGTCGGGGGCGGGGCTCGCTGACCACGCCCGCGAGTTGCGACGCGCGCTGGGGTCGGAGGGATACGACGACCTCCGCGGGCGGTGGCGCCGGATGGGCCGGAGCGTGGTCGACCAGATGCGCGCCGGGGAGTACGAGCGCGTCGAGATCGTCCCCTTTTACGTTACCGTCGGACGGCTGTAG
- a CDS encoding PIN domain-containing protein — MVVLDTNFLIDLDNNRPEAIEKAREIERESKPRRVPRIVVTELWIAVGKGTKADHNREKFERLLAGLPHVDLTAPIAKKAGEIEGRTQPSDPNGIGVGMADAIITATALEFDEPVVTDDETDFCNRIGNQAGITELEVDLYASG, encoded by the coding sequence GTGGTCGTCCTCGATACGAACTTTCTGATCGATCTCGACAACAACCGACCGGAGGCGATCGAGAAAGCCCGCGAGATCGAACGGGAGAGCAAACCTCGGCGAGTTCCACGTATTGTCGTCACGGAACTGTGGATCGCTGTCGGGAAAGGGACGAAAGCCGATCACAACCGCGAGAAGTTCGAGCGGCTTCTTGCTGGGCTCCCTCACGTAGACCTGACTGCTCCGATCGCGAAGAAGGCTGGTGAAATCGAGGGGAGGACGCAGCCTTCGGACCCGAACGGTATTGGCGTTGGGATGGCGGATGCGATAATCACCGCGACTGCCCTCGAATTCGACGAGCCGGTCGTCACCGATGACGAGACGGATTTCTGCAACCGGATCGGGAACCAAGCTGGAATCACCGAACTGGAGGTTGATTTATATGCGTCCGGGTGA
- a CDS encoding DUF7557 family protein, whose product MGTKSVRLDEDVYERVKAHKRDDETFSEAVARLLQDVSLLDLVDENAEYDAERADEQKTALDRTTRADAEAVEELAEKRS is encoded by the coding sequence ATGGGAACAAAAAGCGTACGTCTCGACGAAGACGTCTACGAGCGGGTGAAGGCCCACAAACGGGACGACGAAACGTTCTCGGAAGCCGTCGCGCGGCTTCTACAGGACGTGTCTCTCCTGGATCTCGTGGACGAAAACGCCGAATACGACGCCGAACGTGCGGACGAACAGAAAACAGCACTCGATCGAACCACCCGTGCGGATGCCGAGGCCGTCGAAGAACTCGCGGAGAAGCGATCCTAG
- the truD gene encoding tRNA pseudouridine(13) synthase TruD, producing MRPAHPTEQVVGIDYYVSDAEPIGGRLRGRPADFRVREIEAFDVEPVDADPGAYPDVVCRVTLWGWDTNDFAARLSDALGVSRERVSWAGTKDKHAVTTQLFSVRDVAPERIAAIGGESDADAGIDGAEIDVVGRAGRPISFGDLAGNEFEIVVRDPDRPELAGDVTAQLRAFATGAERDGSPGEGGTADAEIGVPNVFGHQRFGSRRPITHEVGLAIVRGDWRAAVRTYVGTPFEAEPDDTRRARAVVDDQFESASPDWQACLDETPHKLGFERAMLHALVEAEADDPGSTAQDAPVPEDGGVWRTALEAVPSNLQRLFVHAAQSSLFNRILSERLDAGLPFHRPVAGDVCCFADADAPPEIAKPDPGRLQRVDDSRVEILSRHCERGRAFVTAPLVGTETELADGDPGEIEREVLSDAGVEPADFSLPGEFDSTGTRRAILLRTDVGVDTDPLTLSFSLPSGSYATAVLREYLKVDPLSL from the coding sequence ATGCGTCCGGCACACCCCACCGAACAGGTCGTCGGCATCGACTACTACGTGAGCGACGCCGAACCGATCGGTGGTCGGCTCCGGGGCCGTCCGGCGGACTTTCGCGTCCGCGAGATCGAGGCGTTCGACGTCGAACCCGTCGACGCCGATCCGGGCGCGTATCCGGACGTCGTCTGTCGGGTCACGCTTTGGGGATGGGACACGAACGACTTCGCCGCCCGGCTGTCGGACGCGCTGGGGGTGAGCCGCGAGCGCGTTTCCTGGGCCGGAACAAAGGACAAACACGCCGTCACCACGCAGCTGTTCTCCGTCCGGGACGTCGCCCCCGAACGGATCGCGGCGATCGGCGGCGAAAGCGACGCCGATGCCGGCATCGACGGCGCCGAAATCGACGTTGTCGGCCGTGCCGGCCGGCCGATCTCCTTCGGCGATCTCGCCGGCAACGAGTTCGAGATCGTCGTTCGCGACCCCGATCGCCCGGAGCTCGCGGGCGACGTGACCGCCCAGCTGCGGGCGTTCGCGACCGGTGCAGAGCGGGACGGATCGCCGGGGGAGGGAGGGACAGCCGACGCCGAGATCGGCGTCCCGAACGTCTTCGGCCACCAGCGGTTCGGCAGCCGGCGGCCGATCACCCACGAAGTCGGGCTCGCGATCGTCCGCGGCGACTGGCGGGCGGCGGTCCGGACGTACGTCGGCACCCCATTCGAGGCGGAACCCGACGACACCAGGAGGGCCCGCGCCGTCGTCGACGACCAGTTCGAGTCGGCGTCGCCGGACTGGCAGGCGTGCCTGGATGAAACCCCTCACAAGCTCGGTTTCGAGCGCGCGATGCTTCACGCCCTGGTCGAGGCCGAGGCCGACGACCCGGGTTCGACAGCACAAGACGCTCCCGTTCCCGAGGACGGTGGCGTCTGGCGGACGGCGCTGGAGGCGGTTCCGAGCAACCTCCAGCGACTGTTCGTTCATGCCGCCCAGTCGTCCCTCTTTAATCGAATCCTGAGCGAACGTCTCGACGCCGGGCTCCCGTTTCACCGACCCGTCGCCGGCGACGTCTGCTGTTTCGCCGACGCCGACGCGCCGCCGGAGATCGCGAAGCCGGACCCCGGTCGGCTCCAGCGCGTCGACGACTCCCGGGTAGAGATTTTGTCGCGTCACTGCGAGCGCGGCCGGGCGTTCGTCACCGCGCCGCTGGTGGGCACCGAAACCGAACTGGCGGACGGCGATCCCGGCGAGATCGAACGCGAGGTGCTCTCCGACGCCGGGGTGGAGCCTGCGGACTTCAGTCTCCCCGGGGAGTTCGACTCGACCGGCACCCGGCGGGCGATCCTCCTCCGGACCGACGTGGGCGTCGACACCGATCCACTGACGCTGTCGTTTTCCCTCCCCAGCGGCAGCTACGCGACCGCAGTGTTGCGGGAGTATCTGAAGGTGGATCCGCTGTCGCTTTGA
- the pth2 gene encoding peptidyl-tRNA hydrolase Pth2 gives MKQAIVARTDLGMGQGKLAAQVAHASLSAYEEADRRTRRAWKGEGQKKVVLKAAGEDQLFELADVAEREGLPYAIVRDAGHTQLDPGTVTTLAVGPGNDEAVDRVTGELSLY, from the coding sequence ATGAAGCAGGCAATCGTCGCCCGGACCGACCTCGGCATGGGCCAGGGGAAACTCGCCGCGCAGGTGGCCCACGCGTCGCTTTCGGCCTACGAGGAGGCCGATCGACGGACGCGGCGGGCCTGGAAGGGCGAGGGGCAAAAGAAGGTCGTCCTGAAGGCAGCCGGCGAGGACCAGTTGTTCGAGCTCGCTGACGTCGCAGAACGCGAGGGACTCCCGTACGCGATCGTCCGCGACGCGGGTCACACCCAGCTCGATCCCGGAACCGTGACCACGCTCGCGGTCGGCCCGGGGAACGACGAGGCGGTCGACCGCGTCACCGGGGAGCTCTCGCTGTACTGA
- a CDS encoding Yip1 family protein, with amino-acid sequence MALQERARPAEQLLRSPREFFRERRFATSAAAGFVVVLALAIVLAASVWYLGGLLAASTDATVTMDNPDRPPEWVCDTHGDDPDSIMAENCDEPATIERDAGSLLWEAAGEYVVPVFFFTLLVWPIGGVVLFAAARIAGGDGGFLATLGVAAWGAVPEFFRLAAGLAGLTYVLSTTTFTGPVESFPDQVLAALAPLELPLLVASMLTLLWQWYLLSAGIGEVHDLDWPAAAFAVGIPLAAWGLFGLL; translated from the coding sequence ATGGCCCTCCAGGAGCGTGCCCGCCCAGCCGAACAACTCCTCCGCTCCCCGCGGGAGTTCTTCCGAGAACGGCGGTTCGCCACGAGCGCAGCCGCCGGATTTGTGGTCGTCCTCGCGCTGGCGATCGTGCTCGCGGCGAGCGTCTGGTACCTCGGCGGATTGCTCGCGGCCAGCACTGATGCGACGGTGACGATGGACAACCCGGATCGCCCGCCGGAGTGGGTCTGTGACACGCACGGCGACGATCCCGACTCCATCATGGCCGAGAACTGCGACGAGCCGGCGACGATCGAACGCGACGCCGGCTCGCTCCTGTGGGAGGCTGCCGGCGAGTACGTGGTTCCCGTCTTCTTCTTCACGCTCCTGGTGTGGCCGATCGGCGGGGTGGTGCTGTTTGCCGCCGCCAGGATCGCCGGCGGCGACGGGGGGTTCCTCGCGACACTGGGGGTCGCAGCCTGGGGCGCAGTCCCCGAGTTCTTCCGGCTCGCGGCCGGATTGGCGGGGCTGACCTACGTGCTGAGCACGACGACGTTCACGGGTCCCGTCGAGTCGTTCCCCGACCAGGTGCTGGCGGCGCTCGCCCCGCTGGAACTCCCGCTCCTCGTCGCCTCCATGCTCACGCTCCTGTGGCAGTGGTATCTCCTGTCGGCCGGAATCGGCGAAGTCCACGACCTCGATTGGCCGGCCGCAGCGTTCGCCGTCGGGATTCCCCTGGCCGCCTGGGGACTGTTCGGGTTACTGTGA
- a CDS encoding tRNA sulfurtransferase translates to MEPPGADTVLVRYGEITTKSEHVRGWMADRLLGNLSTLLEDRGIEGTVESRYRSRPLIHTTEEAVAAATRAAADTFGVTSASAALRVEPTAEAIAVALARTAEAGYDGGTFAVRARCAGDDHPFSSEELGEIGGDAVWGAVEDDFEPAVDLDDPDWAVSVECRSEDAYVFLDRLGGPGGLPLGSQEPLVALISGGIDSPVAAYEAMRRGSPVVPLYVDLGRYGGIDHRARVIETVATLSEYVPGEELRLRIAPGGDAVETLIDAMDRGRMLAWRRFTFVVAEAVATREDAVGIVTGEAIGQKSSQTASNLAVTSAATSLPVHRPLVSTDKNDISERAREIGTFPDSTIPVGCNQLVPAQPETRGSLGEIEELEPDELADLAAEAARNLEIVEPQQPEQESQ, encoded by the coding sequence ATGGAACCGCCCGGGGCCGATACTGTCCTCGTCCGATACGGCGAGATAACCACAAAAAGCGAGCACGTCCGGGGATGGATGGCGGACCGACTCCTCGGGAACCTCTCGACATTGCTCGAGGACAGAGGGATCGAGGGAACCGTCGAGTCCCGCTACCGGTCGCGGCCCCTGATCCACACGACGGAGGAGGCGGTCGCGGCCGCGACCCGGGCGGCGGCCGACACCTTCGGTGTGACCTCTGCGAGCGCAGCGCTCCGGGTGGAACCGACCGCGGAGGCGATCGCCGTCGCCCTGGCTCGGACGGCCGAAGCGGGGTACGACGGGGGGACGTTCGCCGTCCGGGCGCGGTGCGCGGGCGACGACCATCCATTTTCGAGCGAGGAACTGGGCGAGATCGGCGGCGACGCGGTGTGGGGCGCCGTCGAGGACGACTTCGAGCCGGCTGTCGATCTCGACGATCCGGACTGGGCCGTTTCCGTCGAGTGTCGGTCCGAGGACGCGTACGTCTTCCTCGACAGGCTGGGGGGTCCCGGCGGGCTTCCGCTCGGAAGTCAGGAACCGCTCGTCGCGCTCATAAGCGGCGGGATCGACTCCCCGGTGGCCGCCTACGAGGCGATGCGCCGCGGGTCGCCGGTCGTTCCGCTGTACGTCGATCTCGGCCGGTACGGCGGGATCGATCACCGCGCCCGAGTGATCGAGACCGTCGCGACACTCTCGGAGTACGTCCCGGGGGAGGAGCTCCGGCTCCGGATCGCGCCCGGCGGCGACGCGGTCGAGACGCTGATCGACGCGATGGACCGGGGACGGATGCTCGCCTGGCGGCGCTTCACGTTCGTGGTCGCCGAGGCGGTCGCGACCCGGGAGGACGCCGTCGGGATCGTCACCGGGGAGGCGATCGGCCAGAAGTCGAGCCAGACCGCGAGCAATCTGGCGGTGACGTCCGCCGCCACGTCGCTGCCGGTCCACCGGCCACTGGTGTCCACGGACAAAAACGACATTTCCGAGAGGGCCCGCGAGATCGGGACGTTCCCGGATTCGACGATCCCGGTCGGCTGCAATCAGCTGGTTCCAGCGCAGCCGGAAACCCGTGGATCGCTGGGGGAGATCGAGGAGCTGGAGCCGGACGAGCTCGCGGATCTCGCGGCCGAGGCCGCCCGGAACCTCGAGATCGTCGAGCCCCAGCAACCCGAACAGGAGTCACAGTAA
- the dcd gene encoding dCTP deaminase: MILSDGDILDRLEDGDLVIEPIDDFDTQIQPASVDLRLGEEFLEFQRTNIPCIHPNAEEEVEEYVTETRVPEGDDFILHPGDFVLGTTKERVEVPPDLIAHVEGRSSLGRLAVVVHATAGLCDPGYRGQITLELSNLGSAPVALTPGMRISQLTFTELKSPADRPYGAERGSKYQGQQGPQASRIGSDPEFSPSDRTEPDPRGDDEGS; the protein is encoded by the coding sequence ATGATACTCTCGGACGGGGACATTCTCGATCGGCTCGAGGACGGCGACCTGGTGATCGAACCGATCGACGACTTCGACACGCAGATACAGCCGGCCAGCGTCGACCTCCGGCTCGGCGAGGAGTTCCTCGAGTTCCAGCGGACGAACATTCCCTGCATCCACCCGAACGCCGAGGAGGAAGTCGAAGAGTACGTCACGGAAACCCGCGTTCCGGAAGGCGACGACTTCATCCTGCATCCCGGCGACTTCGTGCTCGGGACCACCAAAGAGCGCGTGGAGGTTCCGCCCGATCTGATCGCGCACGTCGAGGGGCGCTCGTCTTTGGGGCGACTCGCCGTCGTCGTTCACGCCACAGCCGGCCTGTGTGATCCGGGATACCGGGGACAGATCACCCTCGAACTGTCGAACCTCGGCAGCGCCCCGGTCGCGCTCACGCCCGGGATGCGCATCTCGCAGCTCACGTTCACCGAGCTGAAGTCGCCGGCCGACCGGCCATACGGCGCAGAGCGCGGCTCCAAGTACCAGGGACAGCAGGGCCCGCAGGCGTCCCGGATCGGCAGCGATCCGGAGTTTTCCCCCTCGGACCGGACCGAACCGGATCCGAGAGGCGACGACGAGGGATCGTGA
- a CDS encoding thiamine-phosphate synthase family protein produces the protein MKFIEEIVVEEFLPTFRSMLAEELRDRGFTQHEVADALGVSQSAVSKYAHGDVATNDRIMADDRVQSLVERIGEGLSTGDVTSVQALVEAEVLIRRLEDGDLLAELHEEAMPELAEVDVEYAIHDPEGALRTTEQVLSSVRRGLRTLTNASGFAGLIPAVGSNVAECLPGAAGVDDVAAVPGRLVDVKGRATVPGEVEFGVSDHLASVLLAAREAGADVRGAVNIRYDEELLAALSESGYPVVEIETGTATPEAVHDAVERADPSAPFACYHTAEVGVEPIIYVFGADAPEAARVVRELL, from the coding sequence ATGAAGTTCATCGAGGAGATCGTCGTCGAGGAGTTCCTGCCCACGTTCCGGTCGATGCTGGCCGAAGAGCTCCGGGACCGCGGATTCACCCAGCACGAGGTCGCCGACGCGCTCGGAGTGAGCCAGTCGGCCGTCTCGAAGTACGCTCACGGCGACGTCGCAACGAACGACCGGATCATGGCGGACGACAGGGTGCAATCGCTCGTCGAACGGATCGGCGAGGGGCTCTCGACCGGCGACGTGACGAGCGTCCAGGCGCTCGTGGAGGCGGAAGTGCTCATCCGGCGGCTCGAGGACGGCGACCTGCTGGCGGAACTCCACGAGGAGGCGATGCCGGAGCTGGCCGAGGTCGACGTCGAGTATGCGATCCACGATCCGGAGGGGGCGCTGCGGACCACCGAGCAGGTGCTGTCGTCGGTCCGGCGCGGACTGCGGACGCTGACGAACGCCTCCGGCTTCGCCGGGCTGATCCCGGCGGTCGGCTCGAACGTCGCCGAGTGTCTGCCGGGGGCTGCCGGCGTCGACGACGTCGCTGCCGTCCCCGGTCGGCTGGTCGACGTGAAAGGGAGGGCGACGGTCCCCGGCGAGGTGGAGTTCGGCGTGAGCGATCACCTCGCGTCCGTGCTGTTGGCCGCCCGCGAGGCGGGGGCGGACGTCCGCGGCGCCGTCAACATCCGCTACGACGAGGAACTGTTGGCGGCGCTCTCCGAGTCGGGATATCCAGTCGTCGAGATCGAGACCGGGACTGCCACGCCGGAAGCGGTCCACGACGCCGTCGAGCGCGCCGACCCGTCGGCCCCCTTCGCATGCTATCACACCGCCGAAGTCGGCGTCGAGCCGATAATCTACGTGTTCGGTGCGGACGCGCCGGAGGCGGCGCGAGTGGTTCGCGAACTCCTCTAA